The Branchiostoma lanceolatum isolate klBraLanc5 chromosome 1, klBraLanc5.hap2, whole genome shotgun sequence genomic sequence gcacacaatactatacattAGGCTCGTCCCTGAGGCGTAGCCAGAAAGACACACAATCCTTGCTAAAGGCATTCGTTCCTCTTTTCACGGTGTATACAATCTAATGTTGATAGTCGGCTTCTCGAAGGTTCAGAGTCATGAAAACGTGATCTCCAAATACacgaaatgtttgaaaattggaTATGTCATCTGACGAATGACCGATGTGCaggaaataaaaattacaaTTGCTTCCTacatggatatgattttgacatgTCATTATCATACACATGCCATATGTGTATGCCGTGATGTAGTTCGGAAAAGCAACCTTAGTGATTATACCTGCATTTCCTGAGTATCCACCCACAGTCAGCCTGTACTTGTGCCCTTCATCATCCACACTGAAGTTGCTGTATTTGGCATAGGCCGAGTTTCCCTCGAAGTCCTCCAGGTTCGTACCCTCCCTGTGCCGTCAGGTGGTACAGGTTGTCATTACCTGATGAAAGTGAGTTTGATGATGTTAGTAACCTACAGGTTTCGGGAGAAATCCATGTTAAGAACAGATAAGCAATGCCCAATTCAATAATAACTGCAAAATGGAAGAAATTGTCACCTACCAAGCCAGAATTCTCCCCCTGAGTCACCGAAGCCAGTCTTGTAGTTCTGCCAGTCGCGGAAGAAATCTACCGAGCCATCTTTTCGCCTCTGGAACACCTAAAAGGCAAATATGTGtcaatgaatttttctttttaagcaACAATATGGTGTTGCTAAATTTTAAGCTCGTATGATAAGGGTTACGCTTTTCTAATTGGTTCAGTATCTATCTCTGTTATGTGCATGTCTAGATTTGTTCACTTTCGTTTGGAAATCATCTTCCATTTCGGAAGTACATGCAGTTTTTGGAAACCCTACTATTCGTTCTTTTTAGCCCCTTTAACCTTTTACTGATTGCAAGACAATTATTCCAGCCTTATTGCATCGTCTTCATATCAGTAATATGGGTTATAGTGATTGAGCTAGAATTAATGTTCAAAATCTGAAATTTTCAATATTTACCGTCCATCCTCCTCCGTCagtgtccatgtcacagtagacaTCGATGGGCCTTGTGACTTCTCCAGCTGGGTAGATGGTGTAGACTCCGCTCGTGTTGTGGCCGCTGTTGAGAAGTTCCTTGCAGGTCCGAGGGCCAGTAATCTTTTCTGCGGACAGGACATAGAGGTAAGTCAACATACGTATTACAGGTAACAAAGTGTAAAAGAAACCCCTTGCACTACATTTACAAGGGTAACTCTCTGAAGACACTTTCCTTCTATTTTATCATAGTTTTGCTGGTCTACGACAGTTCTTATGAATGTGTACTACTCCGCATATGAATATGTGCACGTACCTTCCAGCAGCTGCAGATTTGTGGTACAGTGTTGTAATGTTGCTGCTTGTTGCTGTAGGATTGCTGCTTGTTGCTGTAGGATTGCTGCTTGTTGCTGCAGGGTTGCTTCATGTTGCTGCAGGCATGCATTCTCAACAGAAATACAGGGGACGAAGGTTGCAACagtcaataaagattttattCATTATACCAAAGTCATTGAATGTATTTGCCGGGTAGTAGAATCAGTCCAATGACTTCTACAGAGGATAGACTGTATTACACAGTTAAATTACGATATTGTCAGAGTTGATGATTGTCTGCTTTTGGTTCATTGTCATAGAGAAGCTGACCCGATCTGCACTGCCGACGAAGTTCTTTTTTGACTAAGATCAATGTTCTGCTTACTAGTAATAGGTAGTTTGAATCGGTCACTGCTGGAATCAGAGTTGCTGCAAGGTTCTCTAGCTCTGTTGAGctaaggcggcccaggaagtatttTTCCATACATATCCTGTAACTTTTGATAGCATAGTCGCACCACGACGAAATTTAACACAGTTTTAGTAGTACCTGAGACACATTGAATGAAGGTCACTTTAGTTTTTGGATTAGAAATAGATCTTTTGGTTTGAAAAAAGCTGTTCATCTATTTACGCGCGCAGGCGGTAGCAGCACCTTTCATCGTGATATTTGACAAGAAGAGAGCTAAACCCGGACTGAggatattttgtttaaaatgacgattacATTGCCTTTCTGGGCtagaaacatcagaaacagcTATTTTTTTGTTATAACTTTTAAAAATTCGCCTCAGTTAAAAAAATTacaatctatgcaaaatagcctcgggcaattttgataagaaagcgaTAAAACTAATATTTGATTACTCCAAAGATCAATTCTGTTGTTCTGAGCTGCGCGTAAAGCCGTATAAAGTCATAACCCGGTCCCGcacaagcagctcgttgtcttCCGCGAACATAAACACCTGTGACGAAACGCTCGTTCCCGTCGAACACTGTCGAGTTCTATTCTATAGTCTGTATACCCCCTAGTAGGGGTATCGCACAGACGGGGTGAAGCGCAGCTGCAGTGTCTGGGCTACGGGTGTGACGACAGTAGCCTGCTCTTGAAGGTGTCCAGTGAGGGTCTGTCTACTACGTGGGTGGAGAGGTCCTTCTGTCCTTCTTTTAACAACTCGGTCAAAAAAAGCGCTACAAGGACACGGTGCGGCTCATGCACCACATGCGTGAAGGGGACAATTTCTcaaccatttgattgaaacgTTTCGAATGTAATACAATTCAAAACATGGCctaaatctttcttttttttacttatacGTACACCTGAGGTGAAATAACATCCATGTATAGTGAGATTAATAATTTGGTACCGTAACAGACGACCCCAGAACTTTGGAACAGTCCGAACTGGGTTCGAGTTCGGTCGCGCACCTGGCCGGGCACGCGGCCCAACTCGAAGACGAATTTTTaagcctgggctgccttaaccaAACAGGGTTGCGTGTATGTGTTGCTGGGTTGCCCCCTGATGCTGCAGGGTTGCCCCCTGGTGCTGCAGGGTTGCTTCCTGGTGCTGCAGGGTTGCCTCATGGTGCTGCAGGGTTACCGCATGGTGCTGCAGTGTTGCCTCCTTGTGCTGCAGGGTTGCCTCATGGTGCTGCAGGGTTACCGCATGGTGCTGCAGTGTTGCCTCCTGGTGCTGCAGGGTTGCCTCATGGCGCTGAATTGTTGCTCCCTGTTGCTGTAATGCACCGACTTGTTGTTGAATGGTGGCGTTCAGTTGCTGCAACAAATTTGCTTGTTGTCGGATTGTGGTCTCCTGTTGCTGCAAGCTGTTGCCTTGTTGTTGATTGGTGGTCTCTAGCTGCTGCAGAGTTCCCTGCAGCTGCAGTAAACCTGCAGCCTGCTGCTGGATGATGTTGTCCTGACTGCTGACTGTCGTCTGCAGAGCCTCAACGGTGGCCTTCAAATCAGCCTCGGCCTGGAACtgtatgaaaatatttttctttaaatttggaTTAAACAGTCTCCGAATCAACTGCATATGTATGCCTATGTCTGTAATTATAAGCAACGTTCTATTCATCCTCTCATGTGCTTAGAACCTTTTGTTTCTAAACCTTTTGCTTCTAACTTTCTTTTTATCTTTCTGCACATCCACTTATTGTGCATGGTGTCCTTAATGCTGTTTACATTGTTGCATTACTGTTCACATTGTTGTATTACTATTATAGTAGGGTTACGTATCTTTAGGGCCCCTAGGTCCTCCTCTTGATACAAAAGCAATCCCGAAGGCCCTCCATTTGATATAAAAGAAAGGAACGAACagacacaagaaaacaagatatcTGTCATACTCTATCTGCACGGAGGAAAGGAAAGGTGGTTAATGAGTAATTTGGTGCCAGTGTTTAACCCCTGAGCTTTTAAACTGCACGTATTGCCAAGACCCACAAACGCGTGTATAATGGTTGAAGAATACACTATATTGTCCATGTTAGGGGCTCAACATCTATTGTTGAATGTGTCTTAAATCCAATTTCATGCCACTTGTATATTTATTTGTATGATAAGACATGTCTTCTCTTGCTCGTGGACAGGAAAAGGACATAAGCGTTACAAAAGTGAAAGTAATAAACCTTTCTTCCTTCAAGTGTTTTCTCGGTAACAATACTTACCTCAGCCAGTTCCTGCTGAACTACTTGCTGCAGCTGTCCATCCAGGCTGTCAGTCTTGTTCTTCAGataacactggtcactttaaatTTGGAAAGTCACTTTCCAAATTGTGGCTCAATTCCAAATTTCTAgaatttttatttcttcaaGAACACCAAAGTTTTATAGCTCATTGGAAAGGGCATTTTCTCCTCTACAATATGGCATTTTTATTTTGGTCATATCACATACGGATGTCGAGATATTTGACTTTAAAAGTTGTCGAGCCTAGAAGTCTGAGTGGAACAGACTGGTAGTCCATTGCTTCTGACCATAGTCCAACTAAGTCAGACTGGTAGTCTGAAGGATGTTGGCCTACTAGTCTGATAGGGGGCGCTACTGTGGAACAAGTCCATGCTAGACTGTAGGAATCCCTTGAATAACTGACAGAGCCATTTTTagacaatgtatattttgggctctgGAGCCCTGGTATTAAAcccaaatgacctgaaaattGGTATAGAGGGAGAATTTTATTTACACTTATGACATAAACtactttagaattgtgtaaaatgagtcttttctgctattttcaaacaaaatatgtacattcttGGCTTTTGTACCATAATATCACAActaaatgacatgaaatctggtataGAGGAGCCTTATCCATACGCCAAAAGAACTGTTatcacacttttggcatacaccaCTTTAGAATTATGTAAAatgggtcttttctgctattttcaggcaaaatatgtacatttttgctttTGTGCCCTAATATaacaaccaaatgacatgaaatctggtGTAGGGGTTCCTAACACATATGCCAAAAGAACTGTGCTCAAACtgttggcatacactactttaGAATTGTGTTAAATGgatcttttctgctattttcagacaaaatatgtacattcttGGCCTTTGCGCCCTAATAtcacaaccaaatgacctgaaatctgGTATAGAGGAGCCTTAGGCATACATTAAAAGAACTGTACTCACAATTTTGGTGTACACcactttagaattgtgtaaaatgggtcttttctgctattttcagacaaaatatgtacatttttggccccTGTGCCCTAATATaacaaccaaatgacatgaaatctggtGTAGGGGTTCCTAACACATATGCCAAAAGAACTGTGCTCAAACTTTTGGCATACACCACTTTAGAAGTATGTAAAatgggtcttttctgctatttctagacaaaatatgtacatttttggccccTGTGCCCTAATATaacaaccaaatgacctgaaatctgGTGTAGGGGTGCCTTATACATATGCCAAAAGAACTGTGTTCACATTTCAGTGTGGCATAAATCACTtaagaattgtgtaaaatgggtattttctgctattttcagacaaaatatgtacattcttGGCATTTGTGCCCTAATATCACAACAAAATGACCTGAGATCTGGTATAGAGGAGTCGTAGGCATACACCAAAAGAACTGTActcacacttttggcatacaccactttagaaatgtgtaaaatgggtcgtttctgctattttcagacaaaaaaaatacatttttgcttTTGTGCCCTAATAttacaaccaaatgacctgaaatttgatgTAGAGGTGCCTTGAGGCAAATGCCAAAAGAACTGTTATCACACttttggtatacactactttagaattgtgtaaaataggtcttttctgctattttcagacaaaaaatatacatttttgcttTTGTGCCCTAATATAACAACCAAATTACCTTAAATCTGGTATGGGGTACCTTACACATATGCCAAAAGATCTTCTCTTGCACCTTTGGCAAACACTTCTTGActttttttgctattttcagacaaaatatgtacattttttactCCTGTGCCCCATAATATTCtaaccaaatgacctgacatttggtgcaatgtacatgtgtttgtggcTGACTTGGACCCATGGCCATTTGACTTCATTCACATTTTGGGCATACACTATATTTATGTACTCAAAAGTGATTTGGGGATTTTTTGCTATTTCTAACTAACAATGTGATGAATCCCTGGAGGTTCAAATTATGCCAGTTAAGAAGGGGCAACCCAGCTGTCTTGAGACGAAATTTATCAAATAAGACTTTCTTTAAATAAGGCTTCCTTTTCCCAAATGTGCCGTTCTATAAATGAAACTGTTGGCAAAAGAACTCTTGTTTCAGGTTACAGTTAGTGCACATAATGTGAGGATTGTGGTTGATAATACATTTATAAAACTGGGCTTTATATTTAGGCTTTATAACTAATAAACTttgatgtaacatgtacatgttgtacattcaatttgttacatCAGGGAGGTGTTAACATACACTGAAAGGCGAGCCACCCAAGCAATGCTGTGACCAGTAGCTGGTGTCCTGGGGATCACAGGCAGCCTTTGTTTGTTTAAGGATTAGAGGCATGGCAGATGAGTTTGTAATAGGGCATGGCCCAGATGGTTCAATTTACCTCAGAGGGAGGGTCAAAGGGGAGTCATTGTTGGCCCCCTCCAAGGGGGGGGGAAACAGACAGTAATACAaacaccctccagattaatttcggactttctattgcactttggactaatgcttgtagcctctgacagcttatacttacagagttgatattttgtgaacaacttccttgccacttaatggatcataatgacccccagcgggggtcgTCACGCGTCGTTGAAAATCgaaaaatcttcagatttttcctgacaatcttcagattttatggaaaatcttcagattgtttgagataaccttcagattgtttgaaagaatcttcagattgttttgagattggtttcaaagaaccttcagattgtttcaaagaaccttcagattgtttcaaacaACCTTCAGATTGTCTcaaacaatcttcagattttttaatgtgatcttcaaatttatgtttcaacttcctttaatattgattagtatgatatgaaaattgataagaatggttttattgttgtgttttgtacttttgatgggaaaatggaGCTAACCAATCCTGATTAGCTCCTTTCACTTGCAACTCATGGCTTTAAAGTTGAACAGTTCTTTGTGGGCTTAAACAGAGCGACCTGTCTTTAGATAGCGCGAACTTAGCGAACATTATGTAGTTGTTCAACGGAGTTGGCGGGGAAATCCATGTTCTCGGGAACAACGATTTTGATCGGAGCCTCATATCAAACTTGACTGCAATATTTATCCTCGTTTGCCCCCCAAGCCCTGGATAACAAACGTACGCTTACTATTGTTTTGGTGGTATAACGATGAATACTGCATTTGGATTCAGTTGTCATAATGCCGAGGGTTTGACACTACCAGCGGACGTCTATGACacaagatgaaaataaaaatccacttGAATCAACTGTCAGctctacatgtgtattgttgaCAACCGTACAAATGGTAATAACTCCTCATTATTATGATAAATTACCTATGTCAAGTCATGGAATTTTACCGCTTCCGAGACAGCATCGTCTTCCAATGTGatgtgcaatgtacatgtagttatacatATAAATTTCCATCACTGGTTGTGTTACACGTCAGGTACTAACTTGTAAATGACAGCAGAAAATTTGTGATTTCATAAAACAGTCGTGGGTTCAAAATTCAGCTGCCATGTGTATTGCTACTTTGCGGTAGATATTTGGCTTGTTCATTGTTATTGCAATCATTTGATCAACCTGGGTTATAGGTCTTCAAAGATGTGTTTTATCCAtgacattttagtttttttaagcTTGCATGCAGTTGATAAATCATTATGTGGCAAGAATGCAACTTCTGAAGATGCCTCAggcctcgaaatagtgggtgcatgtgcacctgtgtgcacccaaaactgtgcacctaatttttgactgtgggtgcaccagtgcacctagatatttttgtaggctataaggtaagggtactattgtacactagtatacagaaaatattcttgaaatgtaagtatcttgacttacttgactttgaGACAGAATAGCAAAAATTACCCttcgttgtattctacttgatgtatctagttagctatagaattacagattgtagttcttaagagcgttaaacttggtaattttgttttgctgacattcaactttatttcatgtggtgcacccaaaatgttttctgtacacctaattttttttgtcgggtgcaccagtgcacctttttccaaaaatgaatttcgagccgtGTGCCTTCTTGTTAAACATTGTGCATGCAATACGAAGCAGTGTTACAtcaagtcatctccaagcagataaagAGAGTTCTCTCACCAGTGGAAAGACTTGCTGAACCAAGTTGTGTTAAACAAGCTGGACCCtatatcttcttggagatttatGTTTGCCAGGGTATCACATATAGGGCAagcatacatgtgtattcaaaatgatataaaacatgtacatgtatga encodes the following:
- the LOC136426070 gene encoding zinc finger protein 853-like, whose product is MALDQCYLKNKTDSLDGQLQQVVQQELAEFQAEADLKATVEALQTTVSSQDNIIQQQAAGLLQLQGTLQQLETTNQQQGNSLQQQETTIRQQANLLQQLNATIQQQVGALQQQGATIQRHEATLQHQEATLQHHAVTLQHHEATLQHKEATLQHHAVTLQHHEATLQHQEATLQHQGATLQHQGATQQHIHATLFG